A region of Frederiksenia canicola DNA encodes the following proteins:
- the holA gene encoding DNA polymerase III subunit delta gives MQRIFSEAVDANLSKGLQPFYLLVGQDLLLVGESKDKIVQSARQQGFEEKNEFTINNDTAWEKLFDQAQSYGLFASRQILVLTLPDNITTTQQKQLAELLALSNPDLLFILHLPKLTKPMEKQGWFSQIATQSILINCQTPDVSKLPVWLQHRAKAMNLTLEPEAMKLLCYSYEGNLLALKQALQLLQLQTPSGKISLGKAQEIIEQSAQFTPFQWIDALLDGKIGRATRILHHLKNEEVQTVVLLRVIQKELMILLEITRSPQAIKGFQPLYNGNLRAEFDRLKVWQNRRPFYQSAVNRFTYTKLYSLIQTLAQLEKQVKQEFSDEIWLELERFGLQFS, from the coding sequence TTGCAACGGATTTTTTCGGAAGCCGTCGATGCCAACCTGAGCAAAGGTTTACAACCATTCTATTTGCTTGTAGGACAAGATTTATTGTTGGTGGGGGAAAGCAAGGACAAAATCGTTCAATCCGCTCGTCAGCAAGGCTTTGAAGAAAAAAACGAATTTACGATCAATAACGATACGGCTTGGGAAAAACTGTTCGACCAAGCCCAATCTTACGGCCTTTTTGCGAGCCGCCAAATTCTCGTTCTCACCCTTCCCGATAACATCACTACCACTCAGCAAAAGCAGCTTGCTGAGTTACTTGCGTTGTCGAATCCTGACTTACTGTTTATTTTGCATCTGCCAAAACTCACCAAGCCTATGGAAAAACAAGGCTGGTTTAGTCAAATCGCTACTCAAAGCATACTGATTAACTGCCAGACACCTGATGTGTCGAAGTTACCAGTTTGGTTACAACATCGAGCCAAAGCAATGAATTTAACCCTTGAGCCTGAAGCGATGAAGTTGCTATGTTACAGCTATGAAGGCAATCTGCTTGCGTTGAAACAGGCATTGCAGCTACTGCAATTACAAACCCCTTCAGGAAAAATTAGCTTGGGCAAAGCCCAAGAGATCATTGAACAGTCTGCACAATTCACACCATTTCAATGGATTGATGCTTTGCTTGACGGCAAAATCGGACGTGCTACTCGCATTTTGCATCATCTCAAAAATGAAGAAGTCCAGACCGTGGTGTTACTGCGAGTGATCCAAAAAGAGCTAATGATTTTGCTTGAAATCACCCGCTCGCCACAGGCGATAAAGGGCTTTCAGCCGTTATATAACGGTAATTTGCGGGCGGAATTTGACCGTTTGAAAGTGTGGCAGAATCGCCGACCATTTTATCAAAGTGCAGTTAATCGCTTTACTTATACCAAGTTGTACAGCTTGATCCAAACACTTGCTCAGCTAGAAAAGCAAGTAAAACAAGAGTTTAGTGATGAGATTTGGTTAGAGTTAGAGCGTTTCGGCTTACAATTTAGTTAA
- a CDS encoding glycosyltransferase family 52 yields MNLIICYTPLQVLIAEKIIEKYSQESFYGVMIYSVDNPKFQFYAKRLAKKCDVFFSLHQHIDRFNLLKEIFQIKCQFKNKQFDKTFVASINDIQIQFLLSSVEFNSLYTFDDGTANIVNTSVYYNDEPNTFIRKAINRLLNNKYSIAKLKILSHKHYTIYPDFPNIIANAEYIDLFNLPSSSEIDESNVVNILLGQPVYFDNQANIALADRVIKRFNIDYYLPHPREQYKLNNVRYIETPLIFEDYMAQYFSNQKCRVYTYFSSAVLNIKSPNIETIGLRIEIDNPAFISCYDLLEQADIPVIDIREENEEILNITR; encoded by the coding sequence ATGAATCTAATTATTTGTTATACCCCTTTGCAAGTTTTAATTGCAGAAAAAATTATAGAAAAATACTCGCAAGAGTCTTTTTATGGAGTAATGATCTATTCTGTGGATAATCCAAAATTTCAATTTTATGCAAAGCGTTTAGCAAAGAAATGTGATGTTTTTTTCAGTTTGCATCAACATATTGATCGTTTTAATCTCTTAAAAGAAATTTTTCAAATTAAATGCCAATTTAAAAATAAACAGTTTGATAAAACTTTTGTGGCAAGCATCAACGATATCCAAATTCAATTTTTGCTAAGTAGTGTTGAATTTAATTCACTATATACCTTTGATGATGGTACTGCAAATATTGTGAATACCAGTGTTTATTATAATGATGAACCCAATACCTTTATCCGCAAAGCGATTAATAGACTGTTAAATAATAAATATAGCATTGCAAAACTCAAGATTTTGTCGCATAAACATTATACTATCTATCCTGATTTTCCTAATATTATTGCTAATGCGGAATATATTGATCTATTTAACTTACCTAGCTCATCTGAAATAGATGAGAGTAATGTTGTCAATATTTTATTAGGGCAGCCCGTGTATTTCGATAATCAAGCCAATATTGCATTGGCAGATCGGGTGATTAAGCGGTTTAATATTGACTATTATTTACCGCACCCACGTGAGCAATATAAATTAAATAATGTAAGATATATTGAAACTCCGCTGATTTTTGAAGATTATATGGCTCAATATTTTTCCAACCAGAAATGCCGAGTTTATACTTATTTTAGTAGTGCGGTACTTAATATTAAAAGTCCTAATATCGAAACGATTGGCTTAAGAATTGAAATAGATAATCCAGCTTTTATTAGCTGTTATGATTTATTAGAACAGGCAGATATTCCTGTTATTGATATTCGAGAAGAAAATGAAGAAATACTTAATATCACTAGATAA
- a CDS encoding glycosyltransferase family 25 protein, with product MKKYLISLDKDEYRRERFFTQPNTQDFKVFSAINTMNSELSELSEKFDINQFEQLYHRHVTKGEIGCTLSHLSVYQQIIDDEDIAEQDYVLICEDDAQFNQAFQQNLDKLLNQNPNADILLVGQSKIAGFNDIELEINYPTTFNFLLQRSEDCRFAICYPYKNYFAGTVAYLIKKSAARLILEKVKQHNKAYWLADDFILLGDQFHLDIQIVRPLMVIENPSLNSNLQSVRGSEANNLLKKMLKYPLKKILAVKRNLGRL from the coding sequence ATGAAGAAATACTTAATATCACTAGATAAAGATGAATATCGTCGAGAACGCTTTTTTACTCAGCCAAACACTCAAGATTTCAAGGTGTTTTCTGCCATTAATACGATGAATAGTGAGCTTTCGGAATTATCAGAAAAATTTGATATAAACCAGTTTGAACAACTCTATCATCGTCATGTAACTAAAGGGGAAATTGGTTGTACATTAAGTCATTTATCAGTTTATCAGCAGATTATTGATGATGAAGATATTGCAGAACAAGATTATGTATTAATTTGTGAAGATGATGCCCAGTTTAACCAAGCGTTTCAGCAAAATTTGGATAAGCTATTAAATCAAAATCCTAATGCGGATATTTTATTAGTTGGGCAATCTAAAATTGCGGGATTTAATGATATTGAATTAGAAATTAATTATCCAACCACGTTTAACTTTTTACTTCAACGGTCTGAAGATTGTCGATTTGCTATTTGTTATCCTTATAAAAACTATTTTGCGGGTACCGTAGCTTATCTTATTAAAAAATCAGCCGCAAGACTGATTTTAGAAAAAGTAAAACAGCATAATAAGGCTTATTGGTTAGCCGATGATTTTATTTTATTAGGTGATCAATTTCATCTTGATATTCAAATTGTTCGTCCGCTCATGGTTATTGAAAATCCTTCATTAAATAGTAATTTACAATCTGTTCGTGGTTCCGAAGCAAATAATCTATTGAAAAAAATGCTTAAATATCCACTAAAAAAAATATTAGCAGTAAAGCGTAATTTAGGAAGATTATAA
- the lptE gene encoding LPS assembly lipoprotein LptE, protein MLKKLSVLVVLLLTACGWQFKNNELFPEELRTLRYESADQNSDMSRILRNQLLLNDITIVPAESKIRTATLRLNSTETTSRVASVFKQAREAEKILSLTVKATVSVPEKASYPLEVSVHRTFFDDSRAALAKSEEKESIIRQMYEQASRQLLIKIAGLHSELSKVK, encoded by the coding sequence ATGTTAAAAAAACTGTCCGTTCTTGTTGTGCTGTTGTTAACCGCTTGCGGTTGGCAATTTAAAAACAACGAATTATTCCCTGAAGAACTTCGTACTCTACGTTACGAAAGTGCTGACCAAAACAGTGATATGTCTCGCATTTTGCGTAACCAGTTGTTATTAAACGACATTACGATTGTCCCCGCAGAGAGCAAAATCCGCACCGCCACGTTGCGTTTAAATTCAACGGAAACGACCTCCCGTGTGGCATCGGTGTTTAAACAAGCACGTGAAGCGGAAAAAATTCTTAGCCTAACGGTAAAAGCCACGGTTTCTGTGCCTGAAAAAGCAAGCTATCCACTTGAAGTGTCGGTACATCGCACTTTCTTTGACGATTCCCGTGCTGCCTTGGCGAAATCAGAAGAAAAAGAGAGCATTATACGTCAAATGTATGAGCAAGCTTCTCGTCAGTTACTGATCAAAATCGCTGGATTGCATAGCGAACTTTCAAAAGTGAAATAA
- a CDS encoding Maf family protein, whose translation MKAIYLASNSPRRWELLQSLDLQLHRITGEVDETPLPNEKAKAYCLRIALAKNQAAQAVSLAEKFANLPILTADTTVSIDGKILGKPKDKAEAIAMLQQLSGRTHQVFTAICVSHNGEQFECVQTSEVTFKTLSEAEILAYVDTGEPMDKAGAYGIQGVGGIFISHLEGSFTGVMGLPLFETAELLRQCGVEILN comes from the coding sequence ATGAAAGCGATTTATTTAGCCTCAAATAGTCCACGCCGTTGGGAATTATTGCAATCTCTTGATTTACAGCTGCATCGTATTACGGGAGAAGTTGATGAAACCCCATTGCCGAATGAGAAGGCGAAAGCTTACTGTTTACGTATTGCCTTAGCGAAAAATCAGGCGGCACAAGCGGTCAGTTTAGCGGAAAAGTTTGCAAATCTGCCGATTTTGACAGCAGACACTACCGTTTCGATTGATGGCAAGATTTTAGGCAAGCCGAAAGATAAAGCCGAGGCAATTGCCATGCTGCAACAGCTTTCAGGGCGTACACACCAAGTGTTTACCGCTATTTGTGTGAGCCATAACGGTGAACAATTTGAATGCGTACAAACCAGCGAGGTGACTTTTAAAACCTTGAGCGAAGCAGAAATTTTGGCGTATGTCGACACTGGCGAGCCGATGGATAAGGCGGGGGCTTATGGCATTCAAGGTGTGGGTGGGATTTTTATTTCCCATCTTGAAGGCAGTTTTACTGGTGTGATGGGCTTACCGTTGTTTGAAACCGCAGAATTATTACGACAATGTGGCGTAGAAATTCTCAATTAA
- a CDS encoding glycosyltransferase family 2 protein: MQFSVLMSLYVKENPQFLRDALQSLADQTRPADEIVLVFDGKITPELEQEVQNFTGILPLVIVRLEQNQGLGKALNYGLTQCSYEWVFRMDTDDICVSERFEKQVDFIEKNPDTVIFGGQIAEFGSNINDIVSYRRVPTSNDEIRQFTQQRCPFNHMTVAYQKSAVLEVGGYEDLQEDYYLWIKLVALGKKVANLSEVLVYARVGNGMVGRRRGLPQAKAEWRLFKLKYRLGLQGLASGLVTFLIRALPRLLPVSALRFVYKFTRK, from the coding sequence ATGCAATTTTCCGTGCTAATGTCCTTATATGTTAAGGAAAATCCGCAATTTTTACGGGATGCCTTGCAGAGTTTAGCGGACCAAACTCGCCCCGCCGATGAAATTGTATTGGTTTTTGATGGCAAAATTACCCCTGAATTAGAGCAAGAAGTGCAAAATTTTACCGGAATCTTACCGCTTGTGATTGTTCGGTTAGAGCAAAATCAAGGCTTAGGCAAGGCGTTAAATTACGGTTTAACGCAATGTTCGTACGAATGGGTTTTCAGAATGGATACCGATGATATTTGCGTGTCAGAGCGGTTTGAAAAGCAGGTTGATTTCATTGAGAAAAATCCTGATACCGTCATCTTTGGTGGACAGATTGCTGAATTTGGTTCAAATATCAACGACATCGTGAGTTATCGCCGAGTGCCGACGAGTAACGATGAAATCCGTCAATTCACCCAACAACGCTGTCCGTTCAATCATATGACCGTGGCGTACCAGAAGTCTGCAGTGCTAGAGGTCGGTGGTTATGAAGATTTGCAGGAAGATTATTATTTGTGGATCAAATTAGTTGCACTGGGCAAAAAAGTGGCAAATTTGTCAGAAGTATTAGTTTACGCCCGCGTGGGCAATGGAATGGTTGGTCGCCGCCGTGGTTTGCCGCAAGCCAAAGCGGAATGGCGATTATTTAAATTGAAATATCGATTGGGTTTGCAAGGCTTGGCAAGTGGGCTAGTCACCTTTTTAATACGAGCCTTGCCTCGTTTATTGCCCGTTTCTGCATTGCGTTTTGTATATAAATTTACTCGAAAATAG
- a CDS encoding glycosyltransferase family 2 protein → MFSIIVPSYNRKEEIPYLLASLESQTIYNFEVIIVDDSSEDLVEIQKRYPFPVNLIRNQQNQGAAESRNIGVKHSQYDWLLFLDDDDRFLPEKCELLANVIEQNPQVNFIYHPAECIMVNEGFSYFTHPYSNVQELTLDNILKANKIGGMPMIAVKKDLYLKVNGLSSDLHSLEDYEFVLKVVSDESFRPFYLENALSQCTFHTKRSSVSTHHQHTEKAIEYIANKYVKTPQQKSNFAFNTQYMLAYPYIMNLSRKAAKYYFELFKQSKSMKYLMITMITLISPKLAINIKRFI, encoded by the coding sequence ATGTTTAGTATTATTGTTCCTTCTTATAATCGTAAGGAAGAAATTCCCTATTTATTAGCTAGTTTAGAGTCACAAACCATTTATAATTTTGAAGTGATTATTGTTGATGATTCTTCTGAAGATCTTGTTGAAATTCAAAAACGCTATCCATTTCCAGTGAATTTGATTCGTAATCAACAAAATCAAGGGGCAGCAGAAAGTCGGAATATTGGAGTAAAACACTCACAATATGATTGGCTACTTTTTTTAGATGATGATGATCGTTTTTTACCTGAAAAATGTGAGCTATTAGCGAATGTAATTGAACAAAATCCACAGGTGAATTTCATCTATCATCCTGCGGAATGTATTATGGTTAATGAAGGATTTTCTTATTTTACTCATCCTTATTCGAATGTTCAGGAACTGACTTTAGATAATATTTTAAAGGCAAATAAAATTGGTGGGATGCCAATGATAGCAGTGAAAAAAGATCTTTATCTTAAAGTTAATGGATTATCAAGCGATTTACATTCATTAGAAGATTATGAATTTGTATTAAAAGTCGTTTCAGATGAAAGCTTCCGACCGTTTTATTTGGAGAATGCATTAAGTCAGTGTACGTTTCATACAAAACGATCGAGCGTATCCACTCATCATCAACATACTGAAAAAGCAATTGAATATATTGCGAATAAATATGTAAAAACGCCACAGCAAAAAAGTAATTTTGCATTTAATACTCAGTATATGCTGGCGTATCCTTATATTATGAATTTATCACGCAAAGCGGCTAAATATTATTTTGAGTTATTTAAGCAAAGTAAAAGTATGAAATATTTAATGATTACAATGATTACGCTAATTTCACCTAAATTAGCCATCAATATAAAAAGGTTTATTTAA
- the leuS gene encoding leucine--tRNA ligase, which produces MQQHYNPSAIEPKVQQYWAENKVFKAIKDTTKEKYYCLSMFPYPSGRLHMGHVRNYTIGDVVSRYQRMLGKNVLQPFGWDAFGLPAEGAAIKNKTAPAKWTYENIEYMKKQLQLLGFGFDWDREIATCKPDYYKWEQWFFTELYKKGLVYRKTSTVNWCPNDETVLANEQVHEGCCWRCDTPVEQREIPQWFIKITDYAEQLLGDLDTLPNWPDQVKTMQRNWIGRSEGVEITFDINELNEQVTVYTTRPDTFYGVSYIAVAAAHPLASLAAQGNPELAQFIQEAKNTKVAEAELATMEKKGMPTGLYAVHPLTNELLPVWVANFVLMHYGTGAVMAVPAHDERDHEFALKYDLPIKQVIRPLDHSEWDFKKAALTEHGIAVNSAEFDGLDFDGAFNGIADKLNQMGVGKRQVNYRLRDWGVSRQRYWGAPIPMLTLENGDVVPAPMQDLPIILPEDVVMNGVQSPIKADPNWAKTTFNGEPAYKETDTFDTFMESSWYYARYTSPQYHEGMLDSEEANYWLPVDQYIGGIEHATMHLLYFRFFHKLLRDAGLVNSDEPTDKLLCQGMVLADAFYYTSPTNERIWVSPTEVTLERDEKGRIIKAFDKEGRELVHTGMTKMSKSKNNGIDPQEMVEKYGADTVRLFMMFASPAEMTLEWQESGVEGAKRFLGRLWNLVFEYQKDPAKAAVDPTALSAAQKALRRDMHKTIAKVSDDIGRRQTFNTAIAAIMELMNKLTKAPLADGQDKAVMAEALSAVVRMLYPITPHICFELWQALGNDSSIDFAPWVQADEAAMVEDEKLVVVQVNGKVRGKVTVPADASEDDVKTAALADENVTRHLDGLNIIKTIYIPFKMLSFVAK; this is translated from the coding sequence ATGCAACAACACTATAATCCGAGTGCGATTGAGCCTAAAGTTCAGCAATACTGGGCTGAAAATAAGGTGTTCAAAGCAATTAAAGACACAACCAAAGAGAAATATTACTGTTTATCTATGTTCCCCTATCCATCAGGCCGCCTGCATATGGGCCACGTGCGTAACTACACCATCGGCGATGTTGTGTCTCGTTATCAACGAATGCTTGGTAAAAATGTGTTGCAACCGTTTGGTTGGGATGCCTTCGGCTTGCCCGCGGAAGGGGCGGCGATCAAAAACAAAACCGCACCCGCAAAATGGACATACGAAAACATCGAATATATGAAGAAACAGTTGCAATTGCTCGGTTTCGGTTTTGACTGGGATCGTGAAATAGCCACTTGCAAACCTGATTACTACAAATGGGAACAATGGTTCTTCACCGAGTTATATAAAAAAGGCTTGGTTTATCGAAAAACCTCAACGGTGAACTGGTGTCCAAACGATGAAACGGTATTGGCAAACGAACAAGTCCATGAAGGCTGCTGCTGGCGTTGTGATACTCCTGTGGAGCAACGTGAAATTCCGCAATGGTTCATCAAAATCACCGATTACGCAGAGCAGCTTTTAGGCGATTTGGACACTCTACCAAACTGGCCGGATCAAGTAAAAACCATGCAACGTAACTGGATAGGCCGTTCTGAAGGGGTTGAGATTACCTTTGATATCAATGAATTAAATGAGCAAGTGACGGTTTATACCACTCGTCCAGACACCTTTTATGGCGTAAGTTATATTGCTGTGGCTGCCGCTCACCCACTTGCGAGTTTAGCGGCTCAAGGCAATCCTGAATTGGCTCAATTCATTCAAGAAGCGAAAAATACCAAAGTAGCAGAAGCAGAACTTGCCACAATGGAGAAAAAAGGTATGCCTACGGGCTTATATGCCGTTCACCCATTAACCAACGAGTTATTGCCCGTTTGGGTAGCGAACTTTGTGTTGATGCACTACGGCACAGGGGCGGTAATGGCGGTGCCAGCTCACGATGAACGAGACCACGAATTCGCGTTAAAATACGATTTGCCAATTAAGCAAGTAATCCGACCGCTTGATCACAGTGAGTGGGATTTCAAAAAAGCGGCATTGACCGAACACGGCATTGCGGTTAATTCAGCTGAGTTCGATGGCTTAGATTTTGATGGTGCTTTTAACGGTATTGCGGATAAACTCAACCAAATGGGTGTCGGTAAACGCCAAGTGAATTATCGCTTGCGTGATTGGGGCGTCTCTCGCCAACGCTACTGGGGGGCCCCAATTCCAATGCTCACCCTTGAAAATGGCGATGTTGTGCCTGCACCAATGCAAGATTTACCCATTATTCTGCCAGAAGATGTGGTGATGAACGGCGTACAAAGCCCAATCAAAGCGGATCCAAACTGGGCAAAAACAACCTTTAACGGCGAACCCGCATATAAAGAAACCGATACTTTCGACACTTTTATGGAATCTTCTTGGTACTACGCTCGCTACACCAGCCCGCAATACCACGAGGGAATGCTTGACAGTGAAGAAGCAAATTATTGGTTACCAGTCGATCAATATATCGGCGGGATCGAACACGCTACGATGCACTTGCTCTACTTCCGCTTCTTCCATAAATTATTGCGTGATGCCGGTTTGGTGAACAGCGATGAACCAACCGATAAATTGCTTTGTCAAGGCATGGTACTTGCCGATGCGTTTTATTATACAAGCCCAACCAACGAGCGTATTTGGGTCAGCCCAACGGAAGTGACCTTAGAACGTGATGAAAAAGGTCGTATCATCAAAGCCTTTGATAAAGAAGGACGTGAACTTGTTCACACCGGAATGACCAAAATGTCGAAATCGAAAAACAACGGTATCGACCCACAAGAAATGGTGGAAAAATACGGTGCGGATACCGTTCGCTTGTTTATGATGTTCGCATCCCCTGCGGAAATGACGCTAGAATGGCAAGAGTCAGGCGTAGAAGGGGCGAAACGCTTCTTAGGCCGTTTGTGGAATTTGGTGTTTGAATACCAAAAAGATCCAGCAAAAGCCGCGGTCGATCCAACTGCGTTATCGGCAGCTCAAAAAGCCCTTCGCCGTGATATGCATAAAACCATTGCAAAAGTGAGCGATGACATCGGTCGCCGTCAAACCTTCAACACCGCTATCGCTGCGATTATGGAGTTGATGAACAAACTGACCAAAGCCCCACTTGCGGACGGTCAAGACAAAGCTGTAATGGCTGAAGCCCTAAGTGCGGTGGTACGAATGCTCTACCCAATCACTCCGCACATCTGTTTCGAGTTATGGCAAGCGCTCGGCAACGACAGCAGCATCGACTTCGCCCCTTGGGTACAAGCAGACGAAGCGGCAATGGTCGAAGATGAAAAATTAGTCGTGGTACAAGTAAACGGCAAAGTACGTGGCAAAGTCACCGTGCCAGCGGATGCAAGCGAAGACGATGTGAAAACCGCAGCCCTTGCCGATGAAAACGTGACCCGCCATTTAGACGGCTTGAACATCATCAAAACCATCTATATTCCATTTAAAATGTTGAGTTTTGTGGCGAAGTAA
- a CDS encoding TonB-dependent siderophore receptor, whose amino-acid sequence MHFNKNKLTAAILVAASSSLYANQSATLDVVEVTAHSGTKYATDVITLEQRNRSTETDLRGLFQAEPSIEFGGGNGTSQFLTIRGMGQNSVDIKVDGASSDSQILYHQGRFIIDPSLLKSVSVQKGAGSASAGIGATNGAIVAKTVDALDLLKGSDRDFGFKVNGGYASNDGHSYGASVFGKAGNFDALLSFNRNDEDNYKAGKRYQNGLNGDSKVPYSALDKRNYMAKLGATFGDHRIVLSHLQDQHRGVRVVREEFIAFSDANAPRDSLKLQGKGSQAPTYRETTLSNTNLEYTGKNLGFVSELTANAYLMKNKRYSANDKDCGYCGNVDGPTTTVIETKGANVNLDSYIGENVLVKYGLNYRNQEVKPGAITGTFFKHNPEKTDTGVYVEAISGISDFTLTTGLRYDHFNYKASDGVQASGSKLNPSVGLIYQATPELSFSANHNYASRSPRLHDALMVGLEDRKVSISPTIKAEQARNTEIGFSYKNGGFSFDAGYFWQKVDDLIVSPQLKHNAQGKPIRGSGIAVNNGYSKNHGYELNTSYNYEGLTARLGVAYSKPRFYLNTADKSVNPEFAVQAGRTWTAGLAYRFDNPSLELGWKGRYVQDVNNIAVVVGGSAVSRDSYIVHDFHLNWKPLKQENLNVNFALNNAFNKFYYPHSQRGTTLPGVGRDFRVNVNYTF is encoded by the coding sequence ATGCACTTCAATAAAAATAAGCTGACTGCCGCAATTTTAGTCGCAGCCTCTTCTAGTCTTTATGCGAATCAATCTGCAACCTTAGATGTGGTGGAAGTTACCGCCCATTCAGGTACTAAATATGCGACAGATGTGATTACCCTAGAGCAACGCAACCGCAGTACTGAAACGGATTTGCGTGGTCTATTCCAAGCAGAACCATCGATTGAGTTTGGTGGTGGTAATGGTACATCTCAGTTCCTAACCATTCGTGGGATGGGCCAAAACTCGGTAGATATTAAAGTGGATGGTGCTTCTTCGGATAGCCAAATTTTATATCACCAAGGTCGTTTCATCATCGATCCATCATTGCTGAAAAGCGTTTCTGTCCAAAAAGGTGCTGGTTCTGCCAGTGCGGGCATTGGTGCTACTAATGGTGCGATTGTAGCGAAAACTGTGGATGCCTTAGATTTATTGAAAGGCAGTGATCGTGATTTTGGTTTCAAGGTAAACGGTGGCTATGCAAGTAATGATGGTCATTCTTACGGTGCAAGCGTATTCGGTAAAGCAGGCAATTTTGATGCGTTACTTTCTTTCAATCGTAATGATGAAGACAATTACAAAGCGGGTAAACGCTATCAAAATGGTTTAAATGGTGATAGCAAAGTACCTTATAGCGCATTAGATAAGCGTAACTATATGGCAAAATTAGGGGCAACTTTCGGTGATCACCGTATTGTATTAAGTCACTTACAAGATCAGCATCGTGGTGTAAGGGTAGTGCGAGAGGAGTTTATTGCATTTTCAGATGCTAATGCACCAAGAGATAGCCTTAAATTACAAGGAAAAGGATCTCAAGCACCTACTTATCGTGAAACAACTTTAAGCAATACGAACCTTGAATATACGGGTAAAAATTTAGGTTTTGTCAGTGAACTAACAGCGAATGCGTATTTGATGAAGAATAAGCGTTATTCAGCTAATGATAAAGATTGTGGTTATTGTGGCAATGTAGATGGCCCAACAACGACAGTAATTGAAACAAAAGGGGCTAACGTTAATCTTGATTCTTACATTGGTGAGAATGTATTAGTCAAATATGGTTTGAATTATCGTAACCAAGAAGTGAAGCCTGGAGCTATTACTGGAACATTCTTTAAACATAATCCTGAAAAAACTGATACTGGAGTTTATGTAGAAGCTATTAGTGGTATCAGTGATTTCACCTTAACTACAGGTCTACGTTATGATCACTTTAATTACAAAGCAAGTGATGGTGTACAGGCATCGGGATCAAAATTAAATCCAAGTGTTGGTTTAATTTATCAAGCAACGCCAGAACTTAGCTTTAGTGCAAACCATAACTATGCGTCACGTAGCCCTCGTTTACATGATGCTTTAATGGTAGGACTTGAAGATCGAAAAGTATCTATCTCCCCAACGATTAAAGCAGAGCAGGCACGTAATACGGAAATTGGCTTTAGCTATAAAAATGGTGGATTCTCATTTGATGCTGGTTACTTCTGGCAGAAAGTTGATGATTTAATTGTTAGCCCACAACTGAAGCATAATGCACAAGGTAAACCAATTCGGGGAAGTGGTATTGCTGTCAATAACGGCTATTCAAAGAATCATGGTTATGAGTTAAATACTTCTTATAACTATGAAGGCTTAACCGCTCGTTTAGGTGTTGCATATAGCAAACCAAGATTCTATTTAAATACGGCTGACAAGAGTGTAAACCCTGAGTTTGCAGTACAAGCAGGTCGTACTTGGACAGCAGGATTAGCCTATCGCTTTGATAACCCAAGCTTAGAATTAGGCTGGAAAGGGCGTTATGTGCAGGATGTTAATAATATTGCTGTGGTTGTTGGTGGTTCAGCAGTAAGTCGTGATAGCTATATTGTTCACGATTTCCACCTCAACTGGAAACCGCTTAAACAGGAAAACTTAAATGTGAACTTTGCGTTGAACAATGCATTTAATAAATTCTATTATCCACACAGCCAACGTGGTACAACCTTACCAGGCGTAGGTCGTGATTTCCGAGTGAATGTGAACTACACGTTCTAA